A single region of the Armatimonadota bacterium genome encodes:
- a CDS encoding 4Fe-4S binding protein gives MAAKVNKEKCAGCGPCVEACPVEAIKIENNVAVIDEDACIECGACVDACPNEAISLD, from the coding sequence ATGGCAGCCAAAGTAAACAAAGAGAAATGTGCCGGCTGCGGCCCCTGTGTTGAGGCCTGCCCGGTTGAGGCGATTAAGATCGAGAATAACGTAGCTGTTATCGATGAGGATGCATGCATTGAATGCGGCGCATGCGTGGATGCGTGCCCGAATGAGGCTATCTCGCTCGACTAA
- a CDS encoding choice-of-anchor E domain-containing protein — translation MKRLVSALFVCLLLTVFLAVSASAGVVTQWKNITSGVSTVTFDKYSGTHALTSVVLTLTGSINGMVRVENKAECTQDITVYLSRSLTLKQGSTELVAVKPTFTKTYHCDYYDGTVDYLPTVTTNGSTGSGFTEVMPATTDSKSLTYTAGIDDLTPYISDGINTTFDLSIVRSTISSVMGDNDMDYWNSIAFTGEADLKYYYEETPEPGSIVALLVGLTGILGTGLRRRIK, via the coding sequence TTGAAAAGATTGGTTTCAGCACTATTTGTTTGTTTATTGTTGACGGTATTTCTTGCAGTATCCGCCAGTGCAGGCGTCGTCACGCAGTGGAAGAACATTACGAGTGGAGTGAGTACTGTCACATTTGACAAATACAGTGGAACACATGCTCTGACAAGCGTAGTTCTAACCCTGACAGGCAGTATCAACGGCATGGTGCGCGTAGAAAACAAGGCCGAGTGTACTCAAGACATCACCGTCTATTTGTCAAGGTCGCTTACCCTTAAACAGGGCTCTACCGAACTCGTTGCCGTCAAACCGACTTTTACCAAAACATATCACTGCGACTATTATGATGGCACCGTGGACTATCTCCCGACCGTGACGACTAATGGAAGCACCGGCTCTGGGTTTACAGAGGTTATGCCGGCAACGACCGACAGCAAATCGTTAACATACACCGCCGGGATAGATGATCTGACTCCATATATCAGCGACGGCATCAATACCACTTTCGACCTTTCTATTGTGCGCAGCACTATATCGAGTGTTATGGGCGACAATGATATGGACTATTGGAACTCCATTGCTTTTACTGGAGAGGCAGACTTAAAGTACTATTATGAAGAAACGCCGGAGCCGGGGTCAATTGTTGCACTTCTCGTTGGCCTAACCGGTATCTTGGGCACTGGGCTCAGGCGCAGGATCAAGTAA